GGGTGAGCACTCCCGCGAGCTCGTCCGGGGTCGGCGGCGGGGGCGTCGTCGGGCTTGGGGACGGCGTCCGCTCGCCCGCGCTCGCCCGTGCCGTGGGCGAGCGGGTCGGCTCGGGCGTACCGGTGGGCTCGGGCGTTCCGGTGGGCTCGGGGGTCGCCGTGGGCTCGGCCACCGTGCCGGCAGTGCCGGCAGTGCCGGCAGTATCGCCCGTGTCGGTGTCGGAATCACGCCCGAACGCGAACCACGCGAGCGCCACCGCGAGGACGACCGCGAGGGCGACCACGAGGATCGTGCGGGGGGTCCGTCGAGTCGGCATGACTTCCATCGTGCCATCAGTTCGGGGGCAGCACCGCCGCGGGCCTACGATGGGGACTCGTGCGCCGAGCGGCGCACGATTTCGAAGGAGCCGAGGCAGCCATTCCTGCCGGCCAGGAAGCGATGAAGGTGGAGAGCGTGCGGATCACTATCGGAGTGCAGAACGTCGCCCGGGAGCTCAACGTCGAACTCGACGACTCGACCGGCGGCGCCACCGACCCGGCGGCCGTCGCGGCGCAGGTGAGCGAGGCGGTCGCCACGGAGGACGGTGTGCTCGACCTCACCGACGCGAAGGGGAACCGCATCATCGTTCCGGCGCGCTCCCTCGCGTACGTGCACGTCGGGGTCGACGAGCAGCGGTTCATCGGCTTCAGCGCCTGAGGCCGTCCGACCCGCATCCGGGCCGCATCCGGGCCGAATCCGGGCGACACCCGGCCACACAGACCGCCCGGGTCACGCCGCACCGGTGGCGGTGGGCCGGGCCACACTTGCCCGCCGTCCGGGCTATTTCGGTGCGCCCGCGCTACAGTGGACCCGTACGGGTTGCCCGGTCGCAACGGTCGAACACGTCGCCACTATGAACTCCCGCCTCCCCCGGTCCCGTCCGGACGGCGCGGAGAGCCCGGTTCCCTTCTCGATTCTTCGCTCGCTCCTGGAGCACATGGAGCACATGGAGCACACGGAGAATTCCGCGGAGCAGGAGCCGGCAGGAAATCTCGCGATCGGCTGCCGGCAGCAGCACGCGTCCGACCGGGCGCGTCCCAGCGTTCCGAGGGACTATGACCGATACCGACCTGCAGGCGAGCGAGCCTGCCACCACCACCGTCGCCGATGACATCCTCGCGCGCCTCGACGAGGCCGCCGTGACCGAGTCCGTCGACGTCACGACCGATTCCGACGCCGTCGAGATCAGCCAGGACGGCGACCTGCCCGAGCGGTCGTTCGCCGACTTCGGCGTGAGCGAGCCGATCGTCGCGGCGCTCTCCGAGGTGGGCATCACCCACCCCTTCCCGATCCAGGCGCTCACCCTGCCGGTGGCGCTCGCCGGCCACGACATCATCGGCCAGGCCAAGACCGGCACCGGCAAGACCCTCGGCTTCGGCATCCCGCTGCTCGAGCGGGTCGTCGGCCCCGGCGAGGAGGGCTGGGACGACCTGCCGGACGCCGGCAAGCCGCAGGCGCTCATCATCGTGCCGACCCGCGAGCTCGCGGTCCAGGTCGCCGGCGACCTCGTCACCGCCGCCCGCAAGCGGCCCGTGCGTGTCGCACAGGTCTATGGCGGTCGTTCCTACGAGCCGCAGATCGAGGCGCTGACCCGCGGGGTCGAGGTCGTCGTCGGCACTCCCGGCCGGATGATCGACCTGCTCAAGCAGCGTTACCTCGTGCTCAATCAGGTGCAGGTGCTCGTGCTCGACGAGGCCGACGAGATGCTCGACCTCGGCTTCCTGCCGGACGTGGAGACCCTGCTCTCGCGCACCCCGGCGAACCGGCACACGATGCTGTTCTCCGCCACGATGCCCGGGGCGGTCATCGCGATGGCCCGGCGCTACATGACCCGGCCCACGCACATCCGCGCCCAGGATCCCGAGGGCTCCGGGGCGGCCGTCGACCTGGTGAGCCAGTTCGTCTACCGCGCCCACGCGATGGACAAGACCGAGATGCTCTCGCGCATCCTCCAGGCCGAGGGCCGGGGTCTGACGATCGTGTTCACCCGCACCAAACGCACCGCGGCCAAGGTCGCGGACGAACTCGTCGACCGCGGCTTCGCGGCGGCACCGCTGCACGGCGATCTGGGCCAGGGAGCCCGCGAGCAGGCGCTGCGCGCGTTCCGCCACGGCAAGGTGGACGTGCTCGTGGCCACCGACGTCGCGGCCCGCGGCATCGACGTCGACGACGTCACCCACGTCGTCAACTTCCAGTGCCCCGAGGACGACAAGACCTACCTGCACCGGATCGGGCGGACCGCCCGCGCCGGCAACACGGGCACCGCGGTCACGTTCGTCGACTGGGACGACGTGCCTCGCTGGACCCTCATCGACAAGGCCATCGGCCTGAACAAGGGCGAGCCGGTCGAGACCTACTCGTCCTCACCCCACCTGTACACCGACCTGTCGATCCCGGAGGGCACGAAGGGCCGGCTCCCGCGGCAGGCCCGCACCCGCGCCGGGCTCGAGGCCGAGGTCCTCGAGGATCTGGGCGAGACCGGCGGCGGGGCGAAGGGCGCCGGCGGCCGGGGACGCCAGGACCGAGGCGGGCAGTCCGGCCGTCAGGGCGGCCGCTCCGGTCGCCAGGGCGGCCAGTCGGGTCGCCAGGGTGGTCAGGGTGGTCAGGGCGGTCAGGGCGGTCAAGCCCAGCGCCGGCAGGCCCCCGGCGAGGGCCAGGGCCGCTCCCGGCGCCGTCGTCGCACACGCGGCGGCAAGCCCGTCGCCGACTCGGGCAGCTGAGACCCACTCCTCCGCGGGTTCCCCGCAACCACACCGAAGCACGCCGGATCACACCGGTCCCCGCCCGGGGCGCCCATGCGGCGCTCCGGGCGTCGCTCGTTCCGGGACCCGCTCAGGCGAGGGTCGCGTCGAACCACTCGCTCACGGGTGCACCACGCCGAGACGCCCCTGGGCCGTGATCGCGGCGAGGACCTCCCGCGAGGTGGTGTTCTCACCGAGCCGGTTCGGCTTGCCCGCCCCGTGGTAGTCGCTCGATCCGGTCCGCAGCAGGCCGTGGCGACCCGCGAGGGCCACGAGTTCGGCCCGCTCGGCGGGAGTGTGGTCGCGGTGGTCCACCTCGAGTCCGGCGAGCCCGGCCTCGACCATCCGCGCGATGACGGCGTCGCTCACCACCCGCCCGCGGCCGCTGGCGCGCGGGTGGGCCATGACCGGCACCCCGCCCGCCGCCCGCACCGCGGCGACGGCGGCGACGGCCTCGGGCGCCGTGTAGCGCACGTAGTAGGGGCTGTGGGGGCTGAGCAGCCCCGCGAACGCCGCGGTGCGATCGGGCACGATGCCCAGTCGCACGAGTGCGTCCGCGATGTGGGGCCGCCCGATCGTCGCCCCCGGCGCGGCCTCGGCGAGCACGTCGTCCCAGGAGATCGGCAGGTCCCGGCCGAGTCGGGCGACCATGTCCGCGGCGCGGGTGGCCCGATGGCTGCGGGAGTCGGCGAAGACGCCCGCGAGCGCCGGGTCGGCCGGGTCGTGGAGGTAGGAGAGCAGGTGCACGCTGATGCCCCCGGCGGTGCAGGAGATCTCGGTCCCCCGCACGAGGCTCACCCCGGAGCCGGGCACGGCGGCCACGGCCTCGGCCCACCCCGCGGTCGTGTCGTGATCGGTCAGCCCCACCACCGTCAGCCCCGCCCGCGCGGCCGCCGCCATGAGCTCGGCCGGGCTCTCGGTGCCGTCCGAGGCGCGCGTGTGGGTATGCAGGTCGATCACTCCGTCAGGGTAGGGCACCGGTTCGCCCGGCGTGGCGCTCGGGGTGAGACGATGGGGGCATGTCTGGCGAACACAGCGAGGACGATCCGTCGGCCGATCGCGGCAGCAACCGCTCCCAGCGCCCCGAATCGGCGGCGTTCCGGGAGTTCATCGCGGCCGACTGGGCGCCGCCGGCGAGCACGGTGAGCACAGCCGCGGGCCCGGACGAGGTCGCGGCCTACGCCGCCGCGCGCCGGCGCCGCCTGTCCGAGCAGTTCCCCGGCGAGCGGCTCGTGCTCCCGGCGGGTGGGCTCAAGGTGCGCTCGAACGACACGGACTACCGCTTCCGGCCGCATTCCGCGTTCGCGCACATGACCGGGCTGGGCACGGACGAGGAGCCCGACGCCGTGCTCGTGCTCCATCCCCAGCCGGCCGAGGCGGTCGAGCCGGCCACGGAACACGAGGCGGTGCTGTACTTCCGCCCCCTCGCCTCCCGGGAGAGCGAGGAGTTCTGGGCCGATGCCCGCTACGGGGAGTTCTGGGTGGGCGCCCGCCCGACGTTGGCGGAGCTCGAGGCCCGCCTGGGCCTGCCGTGCCGGCACATCGACGAGCTCGCCGACGCCGTCGGAAAGGACGCCGGCGAGGTGACCGTCCGCGTCGTCCCCGGGGCGGACGAGGCGGTGAGCGCGCTCGTCGAACGCATCCGCGTGCAGAACGGCGTGACCTCCGACAGCGAGCACGGCGAGGACGCCGCCCTGGCCGAGGCGCTCTCGGAGCTGCGCCTGACCAAGGACGAGTGGGAGATCGGGCAGCTGCGGGCCGCGGTGGCGGCCTCGGTCGCGGGCTTCGAACAGATCGTGCGGGCGCTGCCCCGTGCAGCCGGGCACCCGCGCGGCGAACGGGTGATCGAGGGCGCCTTCGCCGCCGTCGCGCGGGCGGAGGGCAACGGCACGGGCTACGAGACGATCGCGGCGGCGGGCAACAACGCCACCACCCTCCACTGGATCCGCAACGACGGCCCGGTGCGGGCGGGCGAGCTCGTGCTCGTCGACGCCGGCGTCGAGGCGGACTCGCTCTACACCGCCGACATCACCCGCACGCTCCCGGTGAGCGGGGAGTTCTCCGGCGTGCAGCGCCGCGTCTACCAGGCGGTGCTCGATGCGGCCGACGCCGCGTTCGCCGTCGCCCGCCCCGGGGTGAGGTTCCGCGAGATCCACTCGACCGCGATGGGCGTGCTCGCCGCCCGGCTCGAGGAGTGGGGGCTACTGCCGGTCGGCGCCGAGGCGGCCCTCGCGCCGCGCGGCCAGCAGCATCGGCGCTGGATGCCGCACGGCACGAGCCACCACCTGGGCCTCGACGTGCACGACTGTGCCCAGGCCCGCCGGGAGATGTACCTCGACGCGGAGCTCGCCCCGGGCATGGTGTTCACGATCGAGCCGGGCCTGTACTTCAAGGAGGACGACCGGGCGATCCCGGCCGAGTACCGCGGGATCGGCGTCCGGATCGAGGACGACGTGCTCGTGACCGACGACGGCGTGGTCAACCTGAGCGGGGCGCTGCCGCGCCGGCCCGACGACGTCGAGGCGTGGATGGCCTCGCTCCGGCGCGGGTGAGCGCGCCCCCGGCGGCCCTCGTGCGGGCGCGGGCGGCGGTTCGGACGACGTGGCCCGCCTGGTCCGTCGGTGCGCTCATCGCCGCGATCCACACGGTGTGGTCGTGGCGGCAGTGGGCCCGCTTCGACTCCCCGAGCTGGGATCTGGGCATCTTCACGCAGCTGATCCAGGACTATTCGCGCCTCGAGGCCCCGATCGTGCCCATCAAGGGCGAGGGCTATTTCCTGCTGGGCGATCACTTCCACCCGCTGCTCGTCGTGCTCGCGCCGTTCTACCGGATGTTCCCGTCGGGCTTCACGCTGCTCGTCGCCCAGAACGTGCTGCTCGGGATCTCGGCCGGGATCCTCACGTGGCTCGGCGTGCGGCTGCTCGGTCGCTGGTCCGGGATCGCGATCGGTCTCGCCTACGGCGCGTCGTGGGGCCTGCAGACGGCGGTCGCGAGCCAATTCCACGAGGTCGCCCTCGCGATGCCGCTCCTCGCCGCCTCCCTCACGGCCCTCGTGCTCCGGCGGCACCGGGCGGCCGCCCTGTGGGCGCTGCCGCTGCTCGGGGTCAAGGAGGACCTGGGGCTCACGGTGGCCGCCATCGGGGTGGTCATCGCCCTCCAGGGAGGCCGCCGGCTCGGGTCGGCGCTGGCCGCCGGCGGTGTCGCCGCCTTCGTGCTCGTCACCTCGGTCGTGCTGCCCGCGCTCAACCCCGACGGAGTCTGGGCCTATGCCGAGGATTCCGTGCTCTCGCGGCTGCTGAGCGACCCGGCGGCCACGCTGGCCGGGTTGACGGACGGCGCCGGCACGAAGGCGGGGATGGTCACGCTGTCGCTGGCGATCACGGCCTTCCTCGCACTGCGCTCGCCGATCATCCTCGTCGCGGTGCCGACGTTCGCGTGGCGGCTCACCTCGGACGTCCCCTACCACTGGGGAACCGATTGGCACTATTCGGCCCCGCTCATGATCATCGCGATGGTCGCCCTCGTCGACGGACTGCACCGGCTCGCCGAGCGCACCGAGGCGAGGAGGCGGGCGGGCGGGGCACCGGTCCCCGCCACCGGCCCGGGCGGGAGGTTTCTCGCGCTGCGCGCCCCCGTGCGGGTGCGGGAGGTCGCGACCGGGGTCCTGCTCTTCGCGATCGTGGCGAGTTCCCAGTTCCCGTGGTCGCGACTGGTCGAGCCGGAGTTCTACCGACCGAGCCCGACCGCCGCCGGCGCCCGCGGCGCCCTGGCCACCGTGACTCCCGGCGACCGTGTCGTGACCGACATCACACTCATGGCCTACCTCGTGCCGACGGCCCGCGTCTACTGGCTCGGTCACGACAACCCCGTACCCGACCTGATCGTGCTCGACCGCCATTCGGGCGTCTGGGGCGGCGAGCCTCCCCGGGATGCCGCGGAATGGGGCGAGGATCGGTTCGACGGGTCGACGTTCACCCAGATCTACGACCGGGACGGCTTCCTCGTCGCGGAGCGCGACGGGTGATCGCGGTCGCCCCGAGAAGGGCCGGTTCCATGCCCACCGACCCCATGCAGGTTTGTGCTCACTAGACATTCTTATGTGTCATCTACAATCATGGGTGCCATGACTCAGACTCCAGACACGACAACGACGGTCAGCGGCGCCCACATGGAGGCCGAGCTGATGAGCCAGCCCGACACCTGGGCCCGGGCCGTGGAACTCGCCTCCGACCATGCCGACCTCTTCCCCACCGCCGGACAGCGCGTCGCCGCGATCGGCTGCGGCACCTCCTGGTTCATGGCCCAGAGTTACGCCGCGCTGCGCGAGCGCGCCGGCCTCGGGGAGACCGACGCCTTCGTCGGCTCCGAGCCGCTGCTCGAGCGCGACTACGACCTCGTCGTCGCGATCTCGCGCTCCGGCACCACCTCCGAGATCATCACCGCGATGTCCGCCATCGCCGGCCGTATCCCCGTGCTGGCGATCGTCGGCGCGGCCGACACCCCGATCGGGCGCGCCGCCGACCGGGTCATCGAGACGCCGTTCGCGGACGAGACCTCCGTGGTGCAGACGCGGTTCGCGACGACCGCGCTGACCCTGCTGCGCGCCTCCCTCGGGGAGGACCTCGGCGCGGCGATCGCGGACGCCCGCACCGCCACGACCGCCCCGCTGCCCGAGGCGGCCGTCACCGCCGAGCAGACCACCTTCGTGGGCCTGGGCTGGACCATCGGGCTCGCCCACGAGGCGGCGCTGAAGAACCGCGAGGCCTCCCAGTCCTGGACCGAGTCCTACCCCGCCATGGACTACCGGCACGGCCCCATCGCCATCGCCGCCCCCGGCCGGGTCACCTGGAGCTTCGGCGCCGCCCCCGAGGGTCTCGCCGCCCAGGTGAGCGCCACCGGAGCCACCTTCGTCGAGCATGCCGAACTCGACCCGCTCGCCGATCTCGTCATCGCCCAGCGGGTGGCGCTGGCCCGTGCCCGGGCCGCCGGCCTCGACCCCGACCACCCCCGCGGCCTCACCCGGTCCGTGGTCCTGGACGGCTGAGACCGCCTTGCCCGCCCCCCGCACTCACCGGCCGCCGCCACCCCGACCGGGCGGCCGGTGACGTGACCCCGCCGCCGGTCGCCGCCCGCACCGGCGGATTCACGTTGCCCGGACCGGTCGCGGCCTTCGACGTCGGCGGCACCGACATCAAGGCGGGCCTCGTGCACCCGGACGGCTCCATCAGCCACCGCTCGACCACCCCGACCCCGCGCGATCCCGTCCGTCCGGCCGCCGCCGTCGTCGATCGGACGACGCAGCTCGCCGCCGCGATGCCGGGGGCGGTCGCGCTCGGGGTCGTCGTGCCGGGCCTCGTCGACGACGTCCGCGGCGTCGGCGTCTACTCGGCGAACCTCGGCTGGCGCGACGCCCCGTTCGGCGAGCTCCTCGCGGCCGCCACCGACCTGCCGGTCGGATTCAACCACGACGTCACCGCGGCGGCGATCGCCGAGACCACCTTCGGGGCCGCCGCGGGCATCGCCGACGCCGCGGTCGTGGCGATCGGCACGGGTATCGCCGCGGGCCTCATCGTCGACGGCCGCCCGCACCGCGCCCGCGGCTATGCGGGCGAGCTCGGGCACACGGTCGTCGATCCGAGTGGTCCGCTCTGCCCGTGCGGCGCCCGTGGCTGCCTCGAGGCGATCGCCTCGGCCGCCGCCCTCGCCCGCCGCTACACCGAGGGAGCGGCCGCCCCGCCGCCGGGGCGAGGGAGGTGCTCGCCGCCCGCGCGGCCGGCGACGAGACCGCCGCCCGCATCTGGCAGGAGGGGATCCGGGCACTCGCCGCCGGCCTGCGACAGCTCTCGGCGCTGCTCGCCCCCGAGATCGTCGTCATCGGCGGCGGCCTCATGCGCGCCGGCGACGACCTCTTCACCCCGCTGCGCCGCGAGGCCGAACGCACGTTCACGGTCCATCCCGTGCCGCCGATCGTCGCCGCCACGACCGGACCCGACGCCGGACTCCTCGGCTCGGCCCTCATCGGAGCCGGCGCCCTCACCGGGGACGCCGCATGATCCTCACCTTCACCGCCAATCCGGCCCTCGACGTCACGTACTCCGTGCCGACCTTCCGGCTCGGCTCCTCGCACCGGGTCGACCCGCCGCAGGTGCGCGCGGGCGGCAAGGGCGTCAACGTCGCCCGCGTGCTGCACGAGCAGGGCCGGACCACCTGTGTCATCGCGCCCGCAGGCGGTGGACCGGGCGTGCGGTTCCGGACCGACCTGGACGCGGCCGGTCTGCGCCACCACCTCGTCGAGGTCGCCGCCGACACCCGCACCACCCTCGCCCTCGTGGGCGAGGACACGACGAACATCAACGAGTCCGGCGCGCCGCTGAGCCCGGCCGAGTGGGCCGCGCTGTCCGGGGCGGTCGCCGCCGAACTGGGCGCGCCGGCCGGCCCGGGGGTCGTGCTCGTCTGCTCCGGCTCCACGCCGCCGCACACGCCGCTCGACCTGTTCCCGGGCCTCGTCGAGGCCGCCCACGCCGCCGGGGCGACCGCGATCGTCGACACCTCGGGCCCCCATCTGCTCGCCGCCGCCGACGCCGGGGCCGACGTGCTCAAGCCGAACGACGAGGAGATCCTCGCCGCCCTCGGGGGCACGGATCCGATCGTCGCGGCCCGGCGGCTCGCGGCCCGATCGGGCGGGCTCGTGCTCCTGTCGATGGGACCCGACGGTCTCGCCGCGGTCCGCGACGACGGACCCTGCCTGCACGCCCGCCCCGGACGCCGCCTGCGCGGCAATACGACCGGCGCCGGGGACGCGGCCGTCGCCGCCACCGCCGCCGCGATCGCGGCCGACCCGGACGTGCTCACCACCGGCCTCGACGAGCTCCTGCGCCAGGCGGTCGCCTGGTCCGGCGCCGCGGTCCTCGCCCCGCTCGCGGGGAGCATCACCGACCCCACCCCCCTCCTGCCCGGTATCTCTATCACGGAGTTCTGACATGCCCCTCGTCACCACCGCCGAGTTGTTCACCCGCGCCCGGAACCGGGGGCAGGGCCTGCCCGCGTTCAACGTGCTGCACCTGGAGACCATCGAGGCGATCGCGGCCGGCGCCGAGCGCACCGGGACGGGCGTCGTGCTGCAGATCTCCCAGAACTGCGTGCGCTACCACGGCGGCCTCGCCCCCCTGGCCGCGGCGAGCCGCGCGGTCGCCGAGTCCTCGAGCGCCCCGCTCTCCCTCCACCTCGACCACGCGGAGGATCTCGACCTCGTGCGCGAGGCCCTCGACCTCGGCTTCTCCTCGGTCATGTACGACGGCGCCACGCTCGACTACCCCGAGAACGTCGCCCGCACGGTCACCGCGGTCTCGGCCGCGCACGCGGTCGGGGCGATCGTCGAGGCGGAACTCGGCGAGATCGGGGGCAAGGACGGCGCCCACGCGCCCGGCGTACGCACGGACCCCGCCGAGGCGGCCCGGTTCGCGGCCGACACGGGTGTCGACGCCCTCGCCGTCGCCGTCGGCAGCTCCCACGCCATGCTCGAACGCACGGCGGAACTCGACACCGACCTCATCGCGGCCATCGCCGCGGCCGTTCCGGTGCCGCTCGTGCTCCACGGGTCCTCGGGGGTGCCGGACGCGTCGATCCAGGCGGGTATCCGGTCCGGTATGGTCAAAGTGAACATTTCCACGCAGTTGAACAAGATGTTCACCGCCGGGGTTCGGGAACGGCTCGGGGCGCAGCCCGACCTGGTCGATTCCCGCAAGTACCTGGGCGCCGGGCGGGACCGCCTTGCGGACGAGGTGGCCCGGCTCGTCGATGTGCTGACCATGGTGACCACGGCTTGAATTGGAGCTGAATAGATGAATCGAGAAGATCGTCTCATTGCGATCCTCGACCTGCTGGGCGAGAGCGGAAGCCTCGGGGTCGGCGACCTCGTCGACACCTTCGGCGTCTCCCCCGCCACGGCCCGCCGGGATCTCGACGTGCTCGCCGATCGGCAGCTCCTCAACCGCACCCACGGCGGGGCGAGCGCGCAGTCCGTCGCCTACGACCTGCCGCTGCGCTACAAGCGCGGGCAGGCCGCCGAGGCGAAGACGGCGATCGCGATCGCGGCCTCGGAGCTCGTCCGGCCGGGGGCCCGGATCGGCCTGACCGGCGGCACGACGTGCACGGCCATCGCCACCCAGCTGAGCCGGCGCAGCGATCTCGAGGACGCCCGCCCAACCGTCGTGACGAACGCGATCAACATCGCCGCCCAGCTCGTGCTGCGCCCGCACATCAAGGTCGTCATGGTCGGCGGGGCGGTGAACCCGCGCTCCTACGAGCTCGCCGGGCCCCTCGCCGAACCGATCCTGCGGCAGATCCGGCTCGACATCGCCTTCGTCGGCATCAACGCCCTCGACCTCAAGGACGGCCCGTTCGTGCACGACGAGAAGGAGGCGCGGGTCAACGCGCTCCTGGCGGGCCGGGCCGGCGAGGCGTGGATGGTCGCCGACTCCTCCAAGCTCGGCAACCAGGCCTTCGCGGCCGTCGGTCCGCTGAGCGACTTCCGCGGCCTCATCACCGACGACGGCATCGCCGATGCCGAGCGCGACGCCCTCCGGGAGCGGGGGCTCGAGGTGCGGATCGTCCACCCCTGAGGGAGTCGTGATGTGGGCCACGGACGAGGCCGCGGGCCCGCCCTAGACTGGCGCCATGACCAGCGTGACCGTCGAGACCATCCGCAGTGCGCTCGAGGGGGTCCTCGACCCCGAGATCCGCCGACCCATCACCGAACTCGACATGGTGCGCGGCGTCGAGCTCTCCCTGACCGGCGCCGCTCGCATCACGATCGCCCTGACCACGGCGGGCTGCCCGCTGCGCGACACGATCACGCGCGACGTCACGAACGCGGCCCTCGGCGCGGGCGCGACCGAGGTCCACGTCGAGATGACGGTCATGACCCCCGAGGAGCGCACCGACCTGCGCACGAAGCTGCGCGGCGGGGTCGCCGAGCCGGTCATCCCGTTCAACGAGCCGGGCAACCTCACCCGCGTGCTCGCCGTCGCCTCCGGCAAGGGGGGTGTGGGCAAGTCCTCGGTCACGGCGAACCTCGCGGCGGCCATGGCGGCCGACGGTCTCAAGGTCGGGGTGCTCGACGCCGACGTCTACGGCTTCTCCATCCCCCGGATGCTCGGCGTCACGATGTCCCCGACGAAGGTCGACGACATGATCCTGCCGCCGCTCGCGGGCGACATCAAGGTCATCTCGATCGGGATGTTCACCCAGCCCGGCCGCCCGGTCGTGTGGCGCGGCCCCATGCTCCACCGCGCGCTCCAGCAGTTCCTCGCGGACGTCTTCTGGGGCGACCTCGACGTGCTCCTGCTCGACCTTCCCCCCGGCACCGGCGACATCGCCATCTCGGTGGCGCAGATGCTGCCCGGCGCGGAGCTGCTCATCGTGACCACTCCCCAGCTCACGGCCGCCGAGGTCGCCGAACGGGCCGGGATCATGGCCCGCCAGACCCAGCAGCGCATTGCCGGGGTCATCGAGAACATGTCGTGGCTCGAGCAGCCCGACGGCTCCCGGCTCGAGGTCTTCGGCTCCGGCGGCGGGCAGCGCGTCGCCGACCGGCTCTCGGAGATCCTCGAGACCGACGTGCCCCTCCTCGGGCAGGTCCCCCTCGAGGTGGCCCTCCGCGAGGGCAGCGACTCCGGCGTGCCCGTGGTCACGAGCGGATCGACCGCCGGCGACATCCTCACCGAGATCTCCCGCAGCCTCACCCACCGGGCCCGCGGACTCGCCGGCCGCAATCTCGCCGTCACGCCCCTGTAGCCGGGTCGCCTGTAGTCGGGTCGCCTGTAGTCGGGTCGCCTGCAGTCAGGTCGCCTCGGAGTCGAACGGCGCGGGCGGGAGGTCGCTCAGGTCGAGGCCGGCCGGCTCAGCGGGCACCGCGGGCACCGTGGGCGCCGTGGGCTCCGCGGGCTCGGCGAGGAGCGCCGTCGCGACCCCGCCGCCCGCCGGGGCCGTCTCCACTGCGGCGCCCCCCGCTGCGACAGCGGAGCCTCCCGGGGCCGCGCCCACGGCCGGCTCGGGCGGCGGGAGCGGCGCGGACGGTGCCGATGCCGCAGCGGCCTCGCCTGCGTCCGCATGCGTCCCCGGGCCGGTCACCGCGGCGGCTCCGGCGGCTCCGGCAGCCACGGCGGCTCCGGCGGCCCCGGTACCCGCGGCCCGAGCGGCCTCCGTCGCCGCCACGTGCTGGGCGGCCGCGGCCCGGGCCGCGCGCCGCTTCTCGGCCTCGGGGTCGGGCTGCGCGTCGGCGCTCTTGCTCGACGGCAGCACGTCGTCCAGGAGCGCGTCGCGGACGATCCGGCGGGGGTCGTACTGGCGCGGATCGAATTTGGAGAAGTCGAGGTCGGCGATGTCGTCGCCGAGCTCCTCCCGGAGCGCGGAGGTCGCGCCCGTGGCCATGTTCTTGAGGTTCTTCACCAGCCGTGCCAGCTGCTCGGCGTAGTGGGGAAGCCGTTCCGGTCCGATGACGACAACGGCTAGGACGAGGAGGATGAGAATCTCGTCACCGCTGATGTTCATGCGCGTCAGTCTAAGCGATGCGTGCCCGGCTCGGGCGCGCTGCCACCGCCGGGGGCCCCGGTGGCGCTACCATCGCCCCTGACGGCTCAGCCACGACACGGGAGGCCTACCATCGCTGCCGACAAGATCCAGAGTTGGGCCTACAC
The window above is part of the Pseudactinotalea sp. HY158 genome. Proteins encoded here:
- a CDS encoding ROK family protein, coding for MLAARAAGDETAARIWQEGIRALAAGLRQLSALLAPEIVVIGGGLMRAGDDLFTPLRREAERTFTVHPVPPIVAATTGPDAGLLGSALIGAGALTGDAA
- a CDS encoding class II fructose-bisphosphate aldolase, with amino-acid sequence MPLVTTAELFTRARNRGQGLPAFNVLHLETIEAIAAGAERTGTGVVLQISQNCVRYHGGLAPLAAASRAVAESSSAPLSLHLDHAEDLDLVREALDLGFSSVMYDGATLDYPENVARTVTAVSAAHAVGAIVEAELGEIGGKDGAHAPGVRTDPAEAARFAADTGVDALAVAVGSSHAMLERTAELDTDLIAAIAAAVPVPLVLHGSSGVPDASIQAGIRSGMVKVNISTQLNKMFTAGVRERLGAQPDLVDSRKYLGAGRDRLADEVARLVDVLTMVTTA
- a CDS encoding 1-phosphofructokinase family hexose kinase — protein: MILTFTANPALDVTYSVPTFRLGSSHRVDPPQVRAGGKGVNVARVLHEQGRTTCVIAPAGGGPGVRFRTDLDAAGLRHHLVEVAADTRTTLALVGEDTTNINESGAPLSPAEWAALSGAVAAELGAPAGPGVVLVCSGSTPPHTPLDLFPGLVEAAHAAGATAIVDTSGPHLLAAADAGADVLKPNDEEILAALGGTDPIVAARRLAARSGGLVLLSMGPDGLAAVRDDGPCLHARPGRRLRGNTTGAGDAAVAATAAAIAADPDVLTTGLDELLRQAVAWSGAAVLAPLAGSITDPTPLLPGISITEF
- a CDS encoding Mrp/NBP35 family ATP-binding protein; translation: MTSVTVETIRSALEGVLDPEIRRPITELDMVRGVELSLTGAARITIALTTAGCPLRDTITRDVTNAALGAGATEVHVEMTVMTPEERTDLRTKLRGGVAEPVIPFNEPGNLTRVLAVASGKGGVGKSSVTANLAAAMAADGLKVGVLDADVYGFSIPRMLGVTMSPTKVDDMILPPLAGDIKVISIGMFTQPGRPVVWRGPMLHRALQQFLADVFWGDLDVLLLDLPPGTGDIAISVAQMLPGAELLIVTTPQLTAAEVAERAGIMARQTQQRIAGVIENMSWLEQPDGSRLEVFGSGGGQRVADRLSEILETDVPLLGQVPLEVALREGSDSGVPVVTSGSTAGDILTEISRSLTHRARGLAGRNLAVTPL
- a CDS encoding DeoR/GlpR family DNA-binding transcription regulator, which encodes MNREDRLIAILDLLGESGSLGVGDLVDTFGVSPATARRDLDVLADRQLLNRTHGGASAQSVAYDLPLRYKRGQAAEAKTAIAIAASELVRPGARIGLTGGTTCTAIATQLSRRSDLEDARPTVVTNAINIAAQLVLRPHIKVVMVGGAVNPRSYELAGPLAEPILRQIRLDIAFVGINALDLKDGPFVHDEKEARVNALLAGRAGEAWMVADSSKLGNQAFAAVGPLSDFRGLITDDGIADAERDALRERGLEVRIVHP